aaaccgGTTAAAATATAGAATCATACAATgtatgaacaaataaaataaatatataagaaAGCCACAGCACAGTATAATTACTATAAACTACTCATCAGAAGGAAAGTTCACACCTGTGAACAGacttttgtccataaaactagaAATAGTACCAGATGCAAATACACACATTTATAAACACATATTTCATGGTAATTATTCCTACATATCCATGAATGGACTTACTGTGTGTTGCACTGCAGATCAACAGACACAGCGTTCAGCTGACCCTGCCATTTTATAAAGCCACACCTCTATTATGAAATCCAGCTTACATCATATGGGGCAAGCCTGAACTCCTACCATAAGATGTCATGCCATCATTTGTTAAATTAATCCCAGCAAACACAATGATGGATTTCATAGGATCTGTGTCTGATGCAGCTACTAATAAATCATggtctttgtgtttgtgctgtgttaCTATTGGAATGTCCGATCTTGTTGCATAGACTATATGCAAAACAGAgacagtttgctggtctgcTGATGTAAAAATGCCTTAAACTGGCATTCTTTTgatcaaggtcaaggtcaaatttatttatatagcacatttccagACAGACGATGCTGCACAAAGCTGTGTGTTAAAAGCCAGGGCATAAAAATATGTCTTTAGTAGTGATTTAAATTGATCAAGAGTTTGTGCAAGTCTAATATTTAGGGGAAGACTATTCCAAAGTCTGGGACCTGCCACAGAGAAGGCTCTATTGCCACGAGATTTGAGATTAGTCCGTGGGATGGATAGCATTAGTTTTGAGCTAGACCTCATGGACCTCAGACAGGTAAGAAGGGGCTTGGGTGTtaagtgacttaaaaacaaaaagtaaaagtttaaattAGATCCTGTAggaaacaggaagccagtgtagagaAGCTAAAACTGGGGTTATATGCTCTCTTTGTTTGGCATTAGTTAGCAGGCCAGCTAACTGGTACCAAATGGAGATGTCCAAAATAGTCCTGGCTCTGTAAAAGGAcaccagacaaaaaaaaaacaaaaaactgaacagACCAGAGAAGAATAAtcagttttcatatttattttttcaacacAAGATAACCATATAGTGGAAGCTGATTACAAGTTTACACAAagtgtgtgtacagaaagaTGGCTGTAGAATCTGGATATCTTTTTTCCAACACCAAAAAAAGTGCATTCTCTTtgatgaccagcagggggcagcgaGGTGCAAAAGAATTTAATTGCATAATTTCACTGATATACTTGCTTCTGATTTATGAACTCGGTGAACAATTTCCAGATGATTTTAGTTCTACAACATAATGTTATTTTTGAAAATCATGATCCAGAGCAAAGAGACACTGAAGCAGGCTTTGCGTTAAGGCAGAGCTGCCTTGTGACTGACAGATTGCTACCCCGTGAGAATGCAGTTTCCTCAGTTTCTCAGGTAGAGTTGAGCCACGCTTGTCATGTTctaattcaaaaacaaacatagGAAAGCTCAAGGCTCAAAATGATACTCCACAAACCCAGATATCCAGTTTTTATAAATATGTGTATGAGCATTCTGTTTTAcatattctttatattttatgtatttttacatctgctaaaattatttttaagtaaacattaaaagaaatgagacaggaaagGATAAGATAGTAATATGTCCTTGCAGGTTCCTCCAGAAATCTTCATCTAGTCAGAGTCACTgctgcaggagctgctggagCCCTGGAGAAGAGACAGATTATATTTGGTGAATTCCTCATGCTGATTCTAAATTCTAAACTCTTTTTGGCTCAGTGGTTAGGATGAGTGGTTTATTTTTCACTTATGACCTCAAAATATCCTTAAAATTGGCTTAAAGTGTGTATTTGCTGACTTGCTATATAGTGATAACCTTCCAAACATATATAACAGATAATTTCAGTGATCTTTTTCAGGATGTATTACACAAACATGTCACGCAGCTGAATAACATCTACTTCCTGTTGTGGATAAAATATTTACTGCTGCAGAATTCAGACTCACCCATGATATTCCCTCCTCTTCTTGTGGCAGGACAGGTGCCTGTGTCCTCCCCTGTGTCTGCACCTACGCTTCTTAACATCCATGATGATGGTGTCCATGGTGTCCATGGTGCCCATGGTGCCCATGGTGTCCATGGTGCCCATGGTGCCCATGTCCCCAATATCCATCACCATATCCCCCACAGCCATCACCATATCCCATATAGCCACCACTATATCCCCCATGGTGACCACCAAATCCATGCTGCCTAAGGCCGAGGTTGAGAAGTCCACTAAGAAGGCCACTACCATGTCCATGGTGGCCATGGTGCCCATGGTGCCCATGGTGGCCATGGTGCCCGTGGTGGCCGTGGTGGCCATGTCCATGATGTCCGTGCCCTGGAATTAGTCATAAATTAAATCTTTAGGATATAAattctaaaagaaaaatcaaatctATATGAAAAAGCACACATGATGAGCGCTGTGTTATTTACCAAACATTTCAAAACTGCAAAATTCAGATCCTTGAGTTCACCAAAATCtgttcagaaaataaaacacaatatattcaaacatacaaaaattacaaattacattaatgaattagTGACACCtgcacatatataaatatatatatatatacatatattatcATGAGCAGAGATTCAGTGTTAAACTTACTGTTCACCAGAAAGTTGATCCACTGACTCGCCTGTCACCTGCCACTCTTTATATGTAAAGCCACACCTCAACCTAAACCATGCTGAACACCCATTACCGTGTTTTGTTTACATCTGTAACTCTATAGTCTACCACTGACACATATAGCACATACTGATAAAACCAGCATTACACATAAATATGTCGATATGTGAGCCCACGGTTCAATgtaacacacaaatacacttaGAATTGAtgtttagttacttagttactgaACAGTTTGATTAACAGGGCTCTTTGTTCCTGCATTTTTCTCATGCAAAACAGGTGTGATGATACCAGGAAAAAACCCCACATCTGTTTAGAGAAACGAACTTCAgagaaaactttgtttttttgttagagttgtttgttttgttgataTGGCTACACAATcaaaacagttttaaaggtaTTGCATCCATAAATAAAGGGACCTGGTCTAGCTGTTAACATTTTATGGTTGAAATTATGATGATTAgccatttttgtttgttaattcTTTCATTTACATTTGTCATGGAGAGCTGTATTATGAACGGAGTTAAACATCCCCTCGGTACTTTTCCATTATCTAGATTCACTTCTTCTAATATTGGCAGCTGGGATAAAGCTGATTATCATCTCACCAAGTTGACCCCCTATATGTTCACATGATCATATGACTCTTCTTCCACAGAAAATGATCCCAATGAGTGTCACCATCTCGAGTCAAAGACGTCGTCAGATGATGGTGATTAAATggagatttaaaaatatatatatataaatatcacaaaaatataagagtaaaatgcatttaaaggGTTTGAGGGTAAAGATTACATTCAAAAACCAGAACTCAAACATGGACTTAGTCTACATTCATAATTCAGCAAATCAGTGTTGATGTCCTGTTTCAGGATCATATATAAATGCTTATAAAACactaagaacaaataaaaaaatacagttgCATCATTATTTATGACTGATGTTCATCAGTAATAAACACAAAGACCTGACACTCCTACTGTCCTCATAGAGGTCTGTGGTAGCTTCCAGGAATGATGATGCTGTTTCTGGAGAACTGATTGAACCTGCTGACTGAACAGGTTAGGTTCACATGTTACTAGGGTGATTCACCTTTTAGTAAAGAAATCCCAGGTTAAACCTGAAGTTACCTGGGTAAGATGAATTCATGCTACCTGGTGTAGGCTTCAGGTTAGTTTTCACATATCAACAGATAAGAAATCACCACAtactgaccaatcagatcaTCGGACAATAGCGTCACTGTTCCTGGAAGACACCTGCTGGAACACAGAGCATACACCAAAATACAGTTTAATAAGTTTAAAtggatccagtttaaagtttcagagcACTAATGAGCAGCTGTCAccttagaaataaacagcagcactgagagcgCACTCAGAGGTAAAAGAAGTAACCTGAATTAAAACtttcattttactgttttatttgcTGAATCACCATATTAGCAACTTTAATCTCTCATCTTATTTCTATAAATGTTTtactgatatatttttatgttctttatacATTTTGAATCACCATTTGCTTCCAAGAacgctcttttttaaaaaagcagcacCCACTAAGCTACAGAGTCACAACACAAGGCTTTCAATTGTACATTATGTGCACAGTTATTAAAAcacattaataaaacaaaacattcgtCATGACCACACCAGCTACTGGACTGCAGCCTAAAAAACATGCACATAATGGAATAGCAGGAATAGTTTTAATGACGTCAGCTATGTGCTGTATTAGGTGATGCAGGGCGTTGCTGCAGAAAGCAGTCGAACTTGTTGACTGTGACTGTGAATAAAGGATAAAACATCACGGGACGTCCGTGTCATGGTGGCTGTGCTTCATGTTACTGAGTCAAATtgttaaaaaccaaaaacaaacatttggcCTTATCTGAGGAAACAATGAGGaaaaattgtttattttaaagttcTCTGCATTAAAACGTTTTAAAACAGTGTGGAAGAAGCCTGGAGGTTTATTAACTGTAGGCTCATTTAGATTACGCTGGCCCTCTTCTGCTCTCTACAAGAGT
This DNA window, taken from Oreochromis niloticus isolate F11D_XX linkage group LG16, O_niloticus_UMD_NMBU, whole genome shotgun sequence, encodes the following:
- the lss gene encoding lanosterol synthase, with product MINYTYVERTSAVMEALRHFQKVYPDHCNVEIRSTLREGLEYCKKVQRPDGSWEGRCLPGTVTLLSDDLIDFGELKDLNFAVLKCLGTDIMDMATTATTGTMATMGTMGTMATMDMVVAFLVDFSTSALGSMDLVVTMGDIVVAIWDMVMAVGDMVMDIGDMGTMGTMDTMGTMGTMDTMDTIIMDVKKRRCRHRGGHRHLSCHKKRREYHGAPAAPAAVTLTR